The stretch of DNA TACATAGCCTTGAACGTGCGCCGAAAGCTTATTTTTGGTGGTGGACAAATGAATTTTAGAGATGCTCAATCGGTATCAAACAATGGTGTGGCAAAGTTTATGGTTGGGGGGTTGACAGATGCTACAAAAATTTGGGAGGTGACAGATTTGGGAAATGTTCAGAAAATGACCTTGACGAAAACAGGAAGCAACCATACGTTTGTAAACAATACAAATGAACTGCGAGAATACATTGCTTTTGATGGTACGCAATATTTCACTCCTTCAAAGGCGGTTGGCAAAATCGCTCGACAAAACCTGCATACAGCAGATGTTCCTGACATGATTTTGATTACCCATCCTTACTTTCTGGAAGAAGCAAACCGATTGGCGGATTTTCGATTGACCAACGATGGATTGGATGTAAAAGTGGTGCTGATTGAAGAAGTTTACAACGAATTTTCGTCTGGAACGCCTGATATTACTGCTATTCGTGATTACATGAAAATGTATTATGACCGAGCAGATAATGGTGGCGAAGTGGTGAAATACCTACTATTGTTTGGTGATGCTTCTTTTGACTACAAAGGCATTTTACCAGGGGAGGACCACAATTTTGTACCTACCTACGAAACACCAACCTCTATTCAATCTTTGAATACCTACTGCAGTGATGATTATTTTGCATTTTTGGACGACAATGAGGGGAGCAATATCAACAGCATCGAACACCGCTTGGACATTGGAGTGGGTCGACTGCCGATTTCTACCCAAACCGATGCTAAGGCTGTGGTGGACAAGTTGATACATTATGCCAGCAACAGTTCACTCGGTGAGTGGCGCAATGTCTTGACATTCATTGCAGATGATGAGGACAACAACCGACACTTCAAAGATGCAGAAAGTCATACGGCATTGATACAGGACTCTTTCCCCGAATACTTGATTGACAAGATTTATTTGGATGCCTTTGAACAAGTCGCTACTCCTGGAGGTGGTCGTTATCCAGGAGTCAATACGGCTATCAATACCCGTGTCTTCAATGGTTCTTTGGTGATGAACTATGTAGGGCATGGTAGCGAAGAAAGTTGGGCGCATGAAAGAATTTTGGGAGTCAACGATATTACTAATTGGAACAATCTGGATAAAATGCCTTTTTTCATCACTGCAACTTGTAGTTTCAGCCGTTTTGATGATCCTGCTCGGGTTTCAGCAGGTGAGGAAACAGTTTTATCTCCCAAAGGTGGGTCTATTGCCATCATGACCACAACACGAGTAGTATTGGCAAACTCGAATATGCAATTGAACGAAGATTTTTTACGCTTTTTATTCAAACCTATCAACGGGGAAATGCCTCGCATTGGAGAAATTGCTCGATTGGCTAAAAATGATGCTGCAAATACAGGAAAAAACAACCGAAAGTTTGGACTTTTGGGAGACCCTTCTCTTCGATTGGCTTACCCTTATTATGATGTGGTGACAACCTCTATTTCTACACAAGAATTGAGTGAAACAGCAGATACACTAAAAGCATTAACACACGTAACTGTGACAGGAGAAGTGGTCGGTAAAAATGGCGAACTACTTGAATCCTTCAATGGAGTGGTCTATCCAACGATTTATGATAAAATGATACACTTGAAAACACTTGGACAGGATGCGAGAAGTGAAGTGGCGGATTTTGACCTTCGCAAAAGTGTGATTTTCAAAGGGCGAGCGAGTGCCGTTAATGGAAAATTTAGTTTTTCTTTTGTCATGCCAAAAGACATTTCTTATCAGTTTGGTCAGGGTAGAATTAGTTATTATGCTGAAGATGGTACAATTGATGCGAATGGCTACAATGACGAGATTGTGATTGGAGGGATTGATGATGAAGACATTACACAAGACAACGAAGGCCCAGAAGTGCAGGTTTTTATGAATGATGACCGTTTTATTTCAGGTGGGATGACAAGTCCCAACCCTGTTTTATTTGTCAAATTGAAGGACGAAAGTGGTATCAATACAGTCAGTACGGGTATTGGACATGACATTACGGGTTTGCTAAATGAACAAACGGCGAATACATTGGTGCTTAACGAACACTACAAAGCAACTTTGGATAGCTATCAAGAGGGTTTTATTTATTACCCCTTGTCCAACTTGGAGCCAGGTCTGCATCAAATTGAAGTGAAGGCTTGGGATGTTTACAACAATTCGGGCAAAGGTTTTACCGAATTTATTGTAGCAGAATCAGCAACGCTTGCTTTGGACGCAGTGCTGAACTATCCAAATCCTGTGATTGACGAAACGGCTTTCTTGTTTGAACACAATCGGGCAGGTGAGGCATTGCAGGTAGAAATCAATATTTACACCACGGCTGGAAGCTTGGTTCGATCGCTGGGTCAAACGATTGATGCTACGGGTTTTCGCTCTGAAGTGGAATGGGATGGTTTGGATAGTGGTGGCCAAGCATTGAGTACAGGAATGTATTTTTATGAGGTGAAAGTGACGGATTCAAACAATACAACTGTTCGCAAACATGAGCAGTTGGTAATTTTGAAGTAGCAACCCTTTTCAATTATCATCCGTTGGAAAGCATAGAAAAACATTTTTTTTACATAAATCCCTTCAAAATAGACGAAGGGATTTATTTTTGGTACAGTTATAGCAAGGAGTAGAAGGTATAGGTGTTTTGATAAGGTTTATACAAGTCTTAAAAAAAGTGTAAATTTGCAGATTCAAATTGATTTTTTCTGCCCTTAATTGAACCTATTACCGAATAAAAAAAGATTTATAAATTATTATTATTCTCCTAATTCTACCCCATTCTACGGCAATAAAAACAAGACTCAACAGTTATAAGTCTGAACAAACAATTAATTCCGTAACCAACTCTTTAGTTTAAATTATAGTAAGGTATTATGAAGCTAAATTTTTCATTTTCATTCATCATTATTGTTGTTTTGTGCATGATGACCAATTCTAACATTGCACTAGCACAAGGTACACAACTTCCTGGGCCTGGCGTTACCAACGGGCAAGACGCACCCAATACAGTAGCTACGGCTATCCCCTTTTTGCGAATCAATCCAGATGGTAGAACAGGTGGTTTAGGAGAAGCAGGTATTGCGACTTCACCAGATGCAGGAGCATTGTACCACAACGCTTCTAAACTCGCTTTTGTAGAACAAGACATGAGTTTAGGGCTTACCTATACTCCTTGGTTAACTCGCTTGGTAGACGATATTTTCTTAGCCTATCTTTCTGGTTACAAACGCATTGACGACCTTCAATCTATTGGAGTTTCTCTCCGTTATTTTTCCTTGGGTAACATCCAATTTACCGACATTGTAGGTGGTGATGCAGGAAACTACAATCCAAATGAATTTGCATTGGATTTGGGTTATGCTCGTAAACTTTCGGATAGAATGTCGGCAGGTATCACCTTGAAATACGGTCGTTCTGACTTGGCGAGAGGTCAAGAAATCAGCAGCGGCAACATTGTGAAAGCAGCAAACGTGGTAGCAGCAGATATTTCTGTTTACTACCAAAATCCTGATGCTACGTTCTTGGGCAATGAGGCTACTTTCTCTTGGGGTGCAGCGATTACCAACATCGGTAATAAGGTATCTTATACCGAAGACCAAACCAGAGATTTTATTCCTATCAACTTGGGTATCGGTACAGCTATTGACATGCAAATGGATGAGTACAACAGTTTGATGTTCACTTTCGATGTCAATAAATTGATGGTACCTACTCCTGACCCTGATGATCCAACATTCGCACACCGTGAAAAAGGATTGTTGAGTGGTATGTTTGGCTCGTTTGGCGATGCTCCAGGTGGATTCAGCGAAGAAATACAAGAATTGATGTATTCTATCGGTGCTGAATATTGGTACAACGACCGCTTTGCAGTACGTGTGGGTCACTTCAATGAACACAAATTGAAAGGCAATCGCAAATACATCACTGCTGGTATTGGCTTGAAATACAGCGTTTTTGGATTGAACTTCTCTTACATCATTCCTGCTGGTAGCCAACCAAGTCCATTGGACAATACACTTCGTTTCCAATTGAATTTTGACTTTGGTGAAGAAGGGTAAGAACCAACTGACGAAAAATGGATGTATTGAATAACTTTGATACATTTGAATAAGGCAAAAAAAACCGCCCTCTCAAGGATTTTGAGAGGGCGGTTTTTTTTGGTTCAATCTTGTCCTACAACAGGTGACAACATAAAAAACCCACCCTATTTTCACACTATCCTCCACAGATTCTCTATTTTCGCCCTTCAAAAAAAACGAAACCCCTTATGCAAACCAACTTAAAAAACAAAGTCCTCAACACCATGGCTGCCCTCTTAGAAGCCAAGCGCAAAGCCATTTTGGACTGCAACCAAATAGACGTTAACAACTACAAGGGAAGCGACCAATCCATGTACGACCGTTTGATAGTCAATGACAAAAAAGTAGATGGTATGATTCAATCGGTGACGGAAGTGATGGAAAAATCCGACCCTGTTGGGCAGTTGTTGTCCGAGTTTCAACACGAAAACGGTTTGCAGATAGAAAACCGAACTTCTCCATTCGGTACGATTTTGATTATTTACGAATCTCGTCCCGATGTGAGCATTGAAGCCGCAGCATTGGCGTTTAAAGCTGGAAATAGGATTTTATTGAAGGGAGGAAAA from Chitinophagales bacterium encodes:
- the porU gene encoding type IX secretion system sortase PorU, giving the protein MYKKTSLLLFTLLSIVSLYAQSTLENSIEIQWSEQTIVEDTSFGVETSKAANFKDAVFQLEEHTLPIFVESFPIAESEQVTAVLKNSVFEPITLPKVLNINDHISNEITLSTYLAHDRKQTMAVVSFIPIRQNKATGKYEKLISADIILQYTPIAGQNSRQKARTYTSNSVLNQGDFYKFEVTNTGIHKIDFNFIRELGFAGNIAIKNIRVYGNGGGMLPELAGAERIDDLLENAIEVVDNNNNGQLDDQDYILFYAEGPNQWKYNKNSQRFEHAVHAYATSNTYFLNFDLGVGKRVALQGNAATPTVEVNTFDDYAFHETESQHLNLSGRIWYGEILKSTDPMNFVFDQFKNLDPNIPAYVETRVASRSTATTNTISVRANGQPIYTHSMTKVGGEQTDDYARASTLNGDFEANDDAITVSLQYSRNDIDATGWLDYIALNVRRKLIFGGGQMNFRDAQSVSNNGVAKFMVGGLTDATKIWEVTDLGNVQKMTLTKTGSNHTFVNNTNELREYIAFDGTQYFTPSKAVGKIARQNLHTADVPDMILITHPYFLEEANRLADFRLTNDGLDVKVVLIEEVYNEFSSGTPDITAIRDYMKMYYDRADNGGEVVKYLLLFGDASFDYKGILPGEDHNFVPTYETPTSIQSLNTYCSDDYFAFLDDNEGSNINSIEHRLDIGVGRLPISTQTDAKAVVDKLIHYASNSSLGEWRNVLTFIADDEDNNRHFKDAESHTALIQDSFPEYLIDKIYLDAFEQVATPGGGRYPGVNTAINTRVFNGSLVMNYVGHGSEESWAHERILGVNDITNWNNLDKMPFFITATCSFSRFDDPARVSAGEETVLSPKGGSIAIMTTTRVVLANSNMQLNEDFLRFLFKPINGEMPRIGEIARLAKNDAANTGKNNRKFGLLGDPSLRLAYPYYDVVTTSISTQELSETADTLKALTHVTVTGEVVGKNGELLESFNGVVYPTIYDKMIHLKTLGQDARSEVADFDLRKSVIFKGRASAVNGKFSFSFVMPKDISYQFGQGRISYYAEDGTIDANGYNDEIVIGGIDDEDITQDNEGPEVQVFMNDDRFISGGMTSPNPVLFVKLKDESGINTVSTGIGHDITGLLNEQTANTLVLNEHYKATLDSYQEGFIYYPLSNLEPGLHQIEVKAWDVYNNSGKGFTEFIVAESATLALDAVLNYPNPVIDETAFLFEHNRAGEALQVEINIYTTAGSLVRSLGQTIDATGFRSEVEWDGLDSGGQALSTGMYFYEVKVTDSNNTTVRKHEQLVILK
- the porV gene encoding type IX secretion system outer membrane channel protein PorV, producing MKLNFSFSFIIIVVLCMMTNSNIALAQGTQLPGPGVTNGQDAPNTVATAIPFLRINPDGRTGGLGEAGIATSPDAGALYHNASKLAFVEQDMSLGLTYTPWLTRLVDDIFLAYLSGYKRIDDLQSIGVSLRYFSLGNIQFTDIVGGDAGNYNPNEFALDLGYARKLSDRMSAGITLKYGRSDLARGQEISSGNIVKAANVVAADISVYYQNPDATFLGNEATFSWGAAITNIGNKVSYTEDQTRDFIPINLGIGTAIDMQMDEYNSLMFTFDVNKLMVPTPDPDDPTFAHREKGLLSGMFGSFGDAPGGFSEEIQELMYSIGAEYWYNDRFAVRVGHFNEHKLKGNRKYITAGIGLKYSVFGLNFSYIIPAGSQPSPLDNTLRFQLNFDFGEEG